AAAGAAGCTTATTTAAGATTCTTTGCGTTTGCTCATTAGATAGTAGTTCATAATTTAAATGAACAGCAGTATAAACATTCTTTTTAAGATCTGATTGAAATGCTTGGTAAAAAGGATTACTTTTACTTACTTCCGTAATCTTATTCATTATTTGGTCAAAATATTGCGAAAAAGCCTTCGTTTCTTGTAATTTGAATGCTTGATAATCTGAAAAGTTAATAATGGATAAACAGTCTTCGCTATATACCTCCGTAACCTCTTCAGAGAACAAACCACTATCTTTAATAAAACCCTCTAACTTTGAAAAAGTGTGCGAAGAATGTTCGTAGCTAATAAAGTTATGTAGCACTCCTAAATTAATCGCCAGTATTATTTTTTCGTTTCCTTCTTCGTAATGTTCATCACTAAAACCTGCAAGTTTATCTGTTAGTGTTTCTAAACTGCTTTTTTCTGGGGAATCACTTTCCGTAGCATCATTGATTATAGTGAAATCCTTAATTAGTTCAGACTTATTTTCCGTTAAGTAAGAGAGCAAGTGTGACTTACCATCTCCTACACTTCCCGAGAGTAAGACGAGTTTCTTAGTCTCACCTTTAGCATTTTCGAGTTCCTTTTCTAAGTTAAACTGAATATTTCTCTCTACATGCATATAATTCTTAAACTTGGAAAAACGCCCTACATTCTCTAGCGCTTCCTGCGAAGAAGCCTTTAACCTATTTAGCTCTCGTATTAAATAACTTTCGTTCTCATCTAAGTCTTCAGAAATCTCAAAAGTAATTTCGCTTTCTTCTTCGTAAGTCTCCATACCTTCTTGTGGACGAGCTTCTGGTATAAGATTACCCTCCGTGAATTTACTAATATGCTGTTTGATCAAGTCTTGTATATGTTCCTCACTTAAACTTTGGGCTGGTTTTGGTTCTTCGTATTTCGGCATTTCAAAATCAGCAGATCCGTAAACCTCTTTATACCAACCGGCTAACTTAAAAACTTTCTTATGTACTTTTAGAGATGCAATCAGTGAGTGGTCTCGAGTATCATGTGCCGCCTTATTCCCATGAAGTCGTAAAAATTCTAAGTCTTCTTGTAACTTCTTAGAGAATACCCCTTCTCTATATAATTCTTTCAACATATCATAAAGTTTCGGACAAGCTCGTTCATCCTTTACATCTTTTTCAATTATATATATTTCTTTTAATAGAGTCTCTGTGAATTTTCTTCCCTGAAATACAGCGGAAGTAGCATCAACGTAGACAAGGTCATCCACCTTTTGGGCTATTTTGTACAAGTTCTCGCTAAAATCTTCTAAAAAAGAGCAAAATGCACCTTGTTGTTGCATAAGAATATACCTCCGAATAAATGTCTAATTTACTGCAATCTTAACATAAAATAACACTTAATTAGATAGTTAATATTTTTTGGTATTTACAAACATGAATTCTTGTGATGAGAGCTTATGGCAGATATAATATAATCATGAAACTACGTACGTAATCAGGAGGATGGTCATGGATTTTGGTTTTAGTTACAACTTCCCTGCTATAAAAGGGGTGCAAGCTGGACAAGAGTATTATATTGCCATGTGCCCGTTGAGAGTGATACCAAAGATTTTCTTGTTTGATGAGGAAGAAATACCACCAGATTACCGTGCACAAAGGATTATTAATAAAAACCGCATTCCCGAAATGACCAACTATATTGTTAATAATAAGGATGATTATGTATTTTCTTCACTTACTGCGTCGATTGATGGAGATGTGGAGTTCCACTCTATTTCAAGTCAACCCTCTCTCAATGATATAGGCATGCTCACCATTTCATTAGACTCTCGATTCTTAATTAATGATGGGCAGCATAGAAGAGCAGCAATCGAAGAAGCTTTAAAGATAAATCCGGAACTTGGTAGTGAAACGATCTCTGTAGTATTCCTAATAGATTCTGGCTTGAAAAAATCGCAGCAGATATTTTCAGATCTAAATCGTCATGCGGTGAATACTACTTCTTCTTTAGGAATTTTGTATGATCATCGCGACCAATTGGCGAACGCTACAAGAAAAGTAATAGAAAATAATACATTTCTAAAGAGATATACTGATCGAGAAAGAGTTTCCCTATCAAAAAACTCACCAAAAATAATTGCACTGAATCATATTTTCAATACTAATTTAAAACTTCTCGGAGTGTCTAAAGGGCAAAACATTAACAAAGAAGATGAGGAATTCTTGATTGATTTTTGGAATACATTAACCGACTCTATTTCAGAGTGGAAGCAAGTTCTAAACAGGGAGTTAACACCTAAAGAATTGCGGATAAATTTCATAGTTGGGCACGGTGTATTCGTTGAGGCTCTAGGATATATAGGAAAAGAATTACGTGAGACACATCCACAACATTGGAAAAAGATTATAAAATCTTTGGATAAGATTGATTGGTCAAGAACCAACACAATCCACTGGCAAGGAAGAGCTATTAATCACAATGGACGGGTCCAAAAGACAACGAACACCGTCCGATTAACCGCTATACAAATTAAAAAACAATTGGGTCTTTCATTAAACAAACAGGAAGAATTAATAGAAGACCAATTTATGAAAGGAACATCATAAATGAAAGGCATAATTTCACAAGCATTTGACGAAAAGACATCCATAACAGACGCGGCTAAAGAGGAGGTAAAACAAACATACTTAGGAGATGATCGTCCCTGGGTTATTGGATATAGTGGAGGAAAAGACTCCACTGTTGTAGTTCAATTAGTCTTTGAAGCCCTTTGTGAGCTTCCAAAGGATCAACTAACGAAAAAAATTCATGTCATATCATCAGATACTTTAGTAGAAACTCCTTTAATCATTCAATCTATCAACACCACACTTCGTCGTATTGAAGAAAAAGCTTTGGAGTTAAAACTTCCTATTGAAACACATAAAGTTAAACCGATGGTTGATCAGTCATTTTGGGTAAATATAATCGGTAAAGGTTACCCATCTCCGAACCAACAATTTAGATGGTGTACCGATCGCCTGAAGATTGATCCTGCCAACCAATTTATAAAAGATAAAGTAGATTCTTTTGGGGAAGTTATTATGGTATTAGGTGTTCGTGAGTCTGAAAGTGCAACTCGTGCCAACGTTATAAAGTCTCACTCTGTCGAGGGTAAAACACTTATGCGACACTCGACCTTATCTAATGCCTACGTATATGCTCCAATTCGAAAGTTTGATATTGATGATGTATGGAATTATCTCCTTACATTTGATTCTCCATGGGGAGATGATAATTATGAGCTTCATCGTTTATATAAAGAATCTGGAAGTGGCGAGTGTCCTTTAGTAGTAGATAAAACTGTTAAAGAATCCGCAGGGTCTTGTGGTAACTCAAGGTTCGGATGTTGGGTTTGTACAGTAGTAAATGAAGACAAAGCTCTAAGTGGGTTTATAGATAGTGGTCACGATTGGATGAAACCTTTACTAGACTTCCGGAACTGGCTTGCTTCAATTAGAGATGACAGGACAAGAAGAATGAAATATCGAATGGATGGACAGGTATACTTTAGGCCAATGCAGATTAAAGAGATTGACGATGTCTCCTATGTTCTAATACCTAAAAAAGGTAGCCGTCGCAAAGATCTAATTAATTTAGAAGAATTCGAAATTATTGAGAAATCTGAGCTAAAACAATATTTAAACAGCCATAATATTGACCTGTCTTCTTCTGATGATCCAATGGTGTTAATTAAAGATGAGAAAGGCAACTTATGCCGCCTTGGGCTTGGTCCTTTCACACTCGAGGCTAGAAAGGAAATCCTTCAAAAACTATTAGAAGTGCAACACAATCTTACACACCCTTTTGATGAAGAATATGACTTGATTAAGGAAGAAGAGCTAAAAGAAATTAGAAAGATCTGGTTCAGTCACGGGGATTTCGTTGACAGCTTGCCTACTATTTATGAAGAGGTTTTCAATGAAAATCTTAATTGGGAAAAAGATGAACGTTTATTCTTCGATCAAGATGAACTTCACCATCTTGAAATGTTATGTCAAGAACAGGATATAGATTTTAAGCTTGTAAAAAAACTGTTATTGATTGAAAAAGATTATACAGGTTTTAAAGTACGCCGGGGATTAATGGATCAATTATCCTCAGCACTACAACAAGACTACTTACACTTATAATGTGCAACCATTGAAAGGAACATTCACTTTATGATCTTAAAAAAGATTATTATAAACAACATCGGCCCATATGAAGGGCTAAACTCATTTAACTTCCAAACAAAGGAAGATGCCAGCACTGTTCTAATTGGCGGAAAGAATGGTGCAGGTAAAACTACTTTTCTTAACAGTGTGCGCATCGCTTTGTATGGACCGTTAGCTTTTGGCTACAAAACTGTCTCAAATGAATATATAAAGAAAATACGAGCTCTTTTAAACTCTCAGGCCGTAAAGCAAAACCAAAATGATTTAAAAGAATACCAAAATGAATTTAAAGTACGCATCGATTTTTCAATGATAGAAAATTTTCAAAGGGTACATGCATCTATAATCCGCTATTGGGATATCACTGGTACCTTTAGAGAGAATGTTAGTGTAATCAAAAACGGTGTAGAAGTAAATGAGGTAGAGAAAGATCAATTTTTCACTCACCTACGCACAAGTTTCCCCCCTTCCTTGTTAGAACTTTGTTTCTTTGACGGGGAAGAAATTTCTCATTTAACAGATGAGAATAATTTATCTAATTATCTTAAGGTACTATCGTCTAAAATCTTCAATTTAGACCTTTTCCAAAACTTAGAAAAAGATTTAGGTTTGTATTTAGATCAAAGCTCCAAATCTGAGGAGCAAGCTCGACTAGAAAACGATGAAAAACTAGCAGAAGAAGATTTGCGTCAACTACTTAAGCATATTAGTGAGCTGAATGAGGAACTAGAAAACACTCAAAACGAATTAGAGCTGAATAAGCAAAAATACAGTGCTGTAAAAAATGATTTTTCAGTACATGGTGGAGTGGCTTATGACGAGAGAGAGAAAATACAGGACAAACTTAACACTATTGAAGGTCAAAGGAAGCACCTCTTAGAGAAAACCAAAGAATTTATAGCAAATGAGCTTCCGTTTTTCATTGCCTTCCCCACTGTGTACGATTTAGTAGAGCAATTAAAGAATGAAGAAGAATATCACGTTTCCAATATTCTGAGAGGAAAAATAAATCAGCTTCCAATGGAGTCCATGTTAGAAAATCTTAACTTGAACTTATCGAACGACGATGCACAAAATTTAAAAGAAACACTTTCTTCCCATCTGGTTAATACAAACAGTACTCAAATAATACACAATGCTTCAAATACCGAAGCTAACCAAGTGTACACGTTGCTCGAAGAAACAAATTTAATTCGCTTGAATGAAATAATAGAAATCATTAGACAAAATCACAGTCTACTAAAAGAGGCACAAAGGTTAAGAAAAATTCTCAAGGACAATCATGAATCAAATGAATTCAATAAAATGATAGAAAGCATGGAAGACTACAGTAGAAGGATT
This sequence is a window from Bacillus sp. SB49. Protein-coding genes within it:
- the dptF gene encoding DNA phosphorothioation-dependent restriction protein DptF, yielding MQQQGAFCSFLEDFSENLYKIAQKVDDLVYVDATSAVFQGRKFTETLLKEIYIIEKDVKDERACPKLYDMLKELYREGVFSKKLQEDLEFLRLHGNKAAHDTRDHSLIASLKVHKKVFKLAGWYKEVYGSADFEMPKYEEPKPAQSLSEEHIQDLIKQHISKFTEGNLIPEARPQEGMETYEEESEITFEISEDLDENESYLIRELNRLKASSQEALENVGRFSKFKNYMHVERNIQFNLEKELENAKGETKKLVLLSGSVGDGKSHLLSYLTENKSELIKDFTIINDATESDSPEKSSLETLTDKLAGFSDEHYEEGNEKIILAINLGVLHNFISYEHSSHTFSKLEGFIKDSGLFSEEVTEVYSEDCLSIINFSDYQAFKLQETKAFSQYFDQIMNKITEVSKSNPFYQAFQSDLKKNVYTAVHLNYELLSNEQTQRILNKLLCSMILEDKVVISTRSFLNFLADILIPSNTDLEDIRIENMTEFERIEYSLPSLIFSNRGKSELIDRFYKYDPIHLRSKTLDKVINSIYSTNNFKKVVHENIGEKSYKKIFNPIIELLQESENSLEDEVFQSLTKCFLRAGYLTDPILQEELDNQYMKQYIRFLYGYNRGDKKIITEIYEKIRNVIFSWKGSPKRGYIYINNLSESYRVAQKLEYRPLLDTSKAQITHEEFESFSTTISLRFVGSMPSNDLCLEIDYPLFQLLSKVSDGYRPNKKDYEDGLSFITFMDQLISKSKNSDLLIHYHGEKDLFSLEKQFTGLFAFEKVED
- the dndB gene encoding DNA sulfur modification protein DndB produces the protein MDFGFSYNFPAIKGVQAGQEYYIAMCPLRVIPKIFLFDEEEIPPDYRAQRIINKNRIPEMTNYIVNNKDDYVFSSLTASIDGDVEFHSISSQPSLNDIGMLTISLDSRFLINDGQHRRAAIEEALKINPELGSETISVVFLIDSGLKKSQQIFSDLNRHAVNTTSSLGILYDHRDQLANATRKVIENNTFLKRYTDRERVSLSKNSPKIIALNHIFNTNLKLLGVSKGQNINKEDEEFLIDFWNTLTDSISEWKQVLNRELTPKELRINFIVGHGVFVEALGYIGKELRETHPQHWKKIIKSLDKIDWSRTNTIHWQGRAINHNGRVQKTTNTVRLTAIQIKKQLGLSLNKQEELIEDQFMKGTS
- the dndC gene encoding DNA phosphorothioation system sulfurtransferase DndC gives rise to the protein MKGIISQAFDEKTSITDAAKEEVKQTYLGDDRPWVIGYSGGKDSTVVVQLVFEALCELPKDQLTKKIHVISSDTLVETPLIIQSINTTLRRIEEKALELKLPIETHKVKPMVDQSFWVNIIGKGYPSPNQQFRWCTDRLKIDPANQFIKDKVDSFGEVIMVLGVRESESATRANVIKSHSVEGKTLMRHSTLSNAYVYAPIRKFDIDDVWNYLLTFDSPWGDDNYELHRLYKESGSGECPLVVDKTVKESAGSCGNSRFGCWVCTVVNEDKALSGFIDSGHDWMKPLLDFRNWLASIRDDRTRRMKYRMDGQVYFRPMQIKEIDDVSYVLIPKKGSRRKDLINLEEFEIIEKSELKQYLNSHNIDLSSSDDPMVLIKDEKGNLCRLGLGPFTLEARKEILQKLLEVQHNLTHPFDEEYDLIKEEELKEIRKIWFSHGDFVDSLPTIYEEVFNENLNWEKDERLFFDQDELHHLEMLCQEQDIDFKLVKKLLLIEKDYTGFKVRRGLMDQLSSALQQDYLHL
- the dndD gene encoding DNA sulfur modification protein DndD; the encoded protein is MILKKIIINNIGPYEGLNSFNFQTKEDASTVLIGGKNGAGKTTFLNSVRIALYGPLAFGYKTVSNEYIKKIRALLNSQAVKQNQNDLKEYQNEFKVRIDFSMIENFQRVHASIIRYWDITGTFRENVSVIKNGVEVNEVEKDQFFTHLRTSFPPSLLELCFFDGEEISHLTDENNLSNYLKVLSSKIFNLDLFQNLEKDLGLYLDQSSKSEEQARLENDEKLAEEDLRQLLKHISELNEELENTQNELELNKQKYSAVKNDFSVHGGVAYDEREKIQDKLNTIEGQRKHLLEKTKEFIANELPFFIAFPTVYDLVEQLKNEEEYHVSNILRGKINQLPMESMLENLNLNLSNDDAQNLKETLSSHLVNTNSTQIIHNASNTEANQVYTLLEETNLIRLNEIIEIIRQNHSLLKEAQRLRKILKDNHESNEFNKMIESMEDYSRRIVDLEDKISSLNSQKEEASINVDNRNKEYERIKQQLYKIRKTKSSFAESQKIINISRKFQQQQLRNKLKDIEYFSSKMFKDLLRKKSFIKHIMIDPESFELTIIDHNNDSINKDILSAGEKELLALSIIWGTIKSSKKELPLILDTLLGRLDNEHKLAIISKLLPRLGVQNIVLSTDSEIDYKLYSNLRKNVANEYTLNYDNNNKKTNIERHFFNFEKEKVEQE